A window from Dunckerocampus dactyliophorus isolate RoL2022-P2 chromosome 15, RoL_Ddac_1.1, whole genome shotgun sequence encodes these proteins:
- the LOC129195043 gene encoding FERM domain-containing protein 7 isoform X1, with the protein MDEREARTRNKVSKETKLSLRVIFLDDSERTFEVEQKVLGCDFFNKVCGHLKLLEKEYFGLEFRHHSGNYVWLELLKPLAKQITYTSDLFFRFIVKFFPPDPGQLKRGLTRYLFALQVKQDLSTGSLTCNDNSAALLVSHILQSELGDYNEEVDRQQLEMKRYIPNQEYLDHKITKLHKKHRGVSPAESDMHLLEVARRLDMYGIRPHAASDGEGMRINLAVTHCGVLVFQGNTKINTFSWAKIRKLSFKRKHFLIKLHDKVGPSLKDTLEFCMASRDVCKAFWKMCVEYHAFFRLAEEPQAVHKKTLLSCKGSGFRYSGRTQKQLLECLGSGEKKPSHFDRTSCPSDYESRQCRSSPDILTDVSLQLYDDELFPRSTCALALHGQDGKFRKGAAKRSQSSVEVTPRCRGLARVTPLSPQIRSASSSEKEDPREAWLGAQRQAQRLAGIYGNRSRRRPNPQPHPAQQLVLLYPNSPAYQYHPVLPTFPYLSDCVSASSLEHLPQPRRRDGLWRPFQPLGQDPASYSPLRRNLQASSSGGPGLGGAYQPGRNGARLLGVGHTEAGHYSDDCSFLPGLPRRVSSQPDVKFHLSRTSNPASEFRPLGYYPHLTRPSRPTYLPLNSPPLPQRPASLCMMATAATGSYSDSDQEVFYPYYCPPAQPPPLGRLVRPGGLARMRFSSGSLQLDEEEEDKESDKDKNEETKGAAKVTKVTL; encoded by the exons ATGGACGAGCGCGAGGCAAGGACACGCAACAAAGTGTCCAAAGAGACCAAACTCAGCCTGCGTGTGATCTTCTTGGACGACAGTGAACGCACTTTTGAAGTGGAG CAAAAAGTTCTGGGCTGCGACTTCTTCAACAAAGTGTGTGGTCACTTGAAGCTGCTGGAGAAGGAGTACTTTGGCCTGGAGTTCAGACACCACAGCGGCAACTAT gtgTGGCTGGAGCTACTCAAGCCGCTAGCAAAGCAGAttacat ACACCAGCGATCTGTTCTTCAGATTCATAGTCAAGTTCTTCCCTCCAGACCCTGGACAACTAAAACGAGGCCTCACTCG CTATCTTTTTGCCTTGCAGGTCAAGCAGGACTTGTCCACCGGCAGTCTAACGTGTAACGATAACAGCGCCGCCCTGCTGGTCTCTCACATACTGCAGT CGGAGCTTGGGGACTACAATGAAGAGGTGGATCGTCAGCAACTGGAGATGAAGCGCTACATTCCCAACCAGGAGTACCTGGACCACAAGATCACCAAACTCCATAAGAAACACAG AGGTGTGTCACCGGCAGAGTCGGACATGCACCTGCTGGAGGTGGCCAGGAGGTTGGACATGTATGGTATCAGGCCACATGCTGCCAGCGACGGCGAGGGCATGCGCATCAATCTGGCGGTGACGCACTGCGGCGTGCTAGTCTTTCAG GGGAACACaaagatcaacaccttcagctGGGCCAAGATTCGCAAACTGAGCTTCAAGCGCAAGCACTTCCTCATCAAGCTGCACGATAAAGTTGGG CCGTCCCTCAAGGACACACTGGAGTTCTGCATGGCGAGCAGGGATGTGTGCAAGGCCTTCTGGAAGATGTGCGTGGAGTACCATGCCTTCTTCAGACTGGCCGAAGAGCCGCAGGCGGTGCACAAGAAGACGTTGCTGTCGTGCAAAGGCTCTGGCTTCCGATACAG TGGGCGGACACAGAAGCAACTGCTGGAGTGTTTGGGATCCGGCGAGAAGAAGCCTTCGCACTTTGACAG GACTTCCTGTCCATCAGACTATGAATCCAGACAGTGCAGATCCTCTCCCGACATCCTCACAGATGTCTCCTTACAA CTGTACGACGACGAGCTGTTCCCGCGCTCCACATGTGCCTTGGCGCTTCATGGTCAGGATGGCAAGTTCAGAAAAGGCGCGGCCAAGCGCAGCCAATCGTCTGTGGAGGTCACCCCGAGGTGTCGCGGTCTTGCCCGGGTCACACCCCTCTCGCCTCAGATCCGTTCGGCGTCTTCGTCTGAGAAGGAGGACCCCCGGGAggcgtggctgggggcgcagcGCCAAGCTCAAAGGCTCGCTGGTATCTACGGCAACCGCTCACGGCGCCGGCCTAACCCGCAGCCGCACCCAGCACAGCAGCTGGTTCTCCTGTACCCCAACAGCCCTGCCTACCAGTACCACCCCGTGCTCCCCACGTTCCCGTACTTGTCTGACTGCGTCTCTGCCTCCTCTCTGGAGCATTTGCCGCAGCCGAGAAGGCGGGACGGACTTTGGCGGCCTTTCCAGCCTCTAGGCCAAGACCCCGCCTCCTATTCGCCTCTTAGGAGGAACCTGCAGGCCTCAAGCTCAGGCGGGCCGGGATTGGGCGGGGCCTACCAACCAGGAAGGAACGGGGCGAGGTTACTGGGTGTGGGCCACACAGAGGCGGGTCATTACAGCGATGATTGCAGCTTTCTCCCTGGCCTTCCTCGCCGTGTGTCAAGCCAACCGGACGTCAAATTTCACCTCTCAAGGACGTCAAACCCAGCCTCCGAATTCCGCCCCCTGGGCTACTACCCCCACTTGACACGCCCCTCCAGGCCCACCTACCTGCCCCTTAACTCCCCCCCTCTGCCTCAACGCCCCGCCTCTCTGTGCATGATGGCTACTGCCGCCACAGGAAGCTACAGTGACTCCGACCAGGAGGTTTTCTACCCATACTACTGTCCACCAGCGCAACCGCCACCGCTCGGCAGGTTGGTGCGGCCTGGCGGACTGGCCCGCATGAGGTTCTCCTCTGGGAGCCTTCAGctggatgaggaggaagaggataaGGAAAGCGACAAGGACAAAAATGAGGAGACAAAAGGTGCTGCAAAAGTGACCAAAGTGACTTTGTAG
- the LOC129195043 gene encoding FERM domain-containing protein 7 isoform X2: MRCLFGACMGHSCGFFFFLAPSSYNFSDTSDLFFRFIVKFFPPDPGQLKRGLTRYLFALQVKQDLSTGSLTCNDNSAALLVSHILQSELGDYNEEVDRQQLEMKRYIPNQEYLDHKITKLHKKHRGVSPAESDMHLLEVARRLDMYGIRPHAASDGEGMRINLAVTHCGVLVFQGNTKINTFSWAKIRKLSFKRKHFLIKLHDKVGPSLKDTLEFCMASRDVCKAFWKMCVEYHAFFRLAEEPQAVHKKTLLSCKGSGFRYSGRTQKQLLECLGSGEKKPSHFDRTSCPSDYESRQCRSSPDILTDVSLQLYDDELFPRSTCALALHGQDGKFRKGAAKRSQSSVEVTPRCRGLARVTPLSPQIRSASSSEKEDPREAWLGAQRQAQRLAGIYGNRSRRRPNPQPHPAQQLVLLYPNSPAYQYHPVLPTFPYLSDCVSASSLEHLPQPRRRDGLWRPFQPLGQDPASYSPLRRNLQASSSGGPGLGGAYQPGRNGARLLGVGHTEAGHYSDDCSFLPGLPRRVSSQPDVKFHLSRTSNPASEFRPLGYYPHLTRPSRPTYLPLNSPPLPQRPASLCMMATAATGSYSDSDQEVFYPYYCPPAQPPPLGRLVRPGGLARMRFSSGSLQLDEEEEDKESDKDKNEETKGAAKVTKVTL, translated from the exons ATGAGGTGTTTGTTTGGTGCATGTATGGGACACtcgtgtgggttttttttttttttagctccaaGTTCTTATAATTTCTCAG ACACCAGCGATCTGTTCTTCAGATTCATAGTCAAGTTCTTCCCTCCAGACCCTGGACAACTAAAACGAGGCCTCACTCG CTATCTTTTTGCCTTGCAGGTCAAGCAGGACTTGTCCACCGGCAGTCTAACGTGTAACGATAACAGCGCCGCCCTGCTGGTCTCTCACATACTGCAGT CGGAGCTTGGGGACTACAATGAAGAGGTGGATCGTCAGCAACTGGAGATGAAGCGCTACATTCCCAACCAGGAGTACCTGGACCACAAGATCACCAAACTCCATAAGAAACACAG AGGTGTGTCACCGGCAGAGTCGGACATGCACCTGCTGGAGGTGGCCAGGAGGTTGGACATGTATGGTATCAGGCCACATGCTGCCAGCGACGGCGAGGGCATGCGCATCAATCTGGCGGTGACGCACTGCGGCGTGCTAGTCTTTCAG GGGAACACaaagatcaacaccttcagctGGGCCAAGATTCGCAAACTGAGCTTCAAGCGCAAGCACTTCCTCATCAAGCTGCACGATAAAGTTGGG CCGTCCCTCAAGGACACACTGGAGTTCTGCATGGCGAGCAGGGATGTGTGCAAGGCCTTCTGGAAGATGTGCGTGGAGTACCATGCCTTCTTCAGACTGGCCGAAGAGCCGCAGGCGGTGCACAAGAAGACGTTGCTGTCGTGCAAAGGCTCTGGCTTCCGATACAG TGGGCGGACACAGAAGCAACTGCTGGAGTGTTTGGGATCCGGCGAGAAGAAGCCTTCGCACTTTGACAG GACTTCCTGTCCATCAGACTATGAATCCAGACAGTGCAGATCCTCTCCCGACATCCTCACAGATGTCTCCTTACAA CTGTACGACGACGAGCTGTTCCCGCGCTCCACATGTGCCTTGGCGCTTCATGGTCAGGATGGCAAGTTCAGAAAAGGCGCGGCCAAGCGCAGCCAATCGTCTGTGGAGGTCACCCCGAGGTGTCGCGGTCTTGCCCGGGTCACACCCCTCTCGCCTCAGATCCGTTCGGCGTCTTCGTCTGAGAAGGAGGACCCCCGGGAggcgtggctgggggcgcagcGCCAAGCTCAAAGGCTCGCTGGTATCTACGGCAACCGCTCACGGCGCCGGCCTAACCCGCAGCCGCACCCAGCACAGCAGCTGGTTCTCCTGTACCCCAACAGCCCTGCCTACCAGTACCACCCCGTGCTCCCCACGTTCCCGTACTTGTCTGACTGCGTCTCTGCCTCCTCTCTGGAGCATTTGCCGCAGCCGAGAAGGCGGGACGGACTTTGGCGGCCTTTCCAGCCTCTAGGCCAAGACCCCGCCTCCTATTCGCCTCTTAGGAGGAACCTGCAGGCCTCAAGCTCAGGCGGGCCGGGATTGGGCGGGGCCTACCAACCAGGAAGGAACGGGGCGAGGTTACTGGGTGTGGGCCACACAGAGGCGGGTCATTACAGCGATGATTGCAGCTTTCTCCCTGGCCTTCCTCGCCGTGTGTCAAGCCAACCGGACGTCAAATTTCACCTCTCAAGGACGTCAAACCCAGCCTCCGAATTCCGCCCCCTGGGCTACTACCCCCACTTGACACGCCCCTCCAGGCCCACCTACCTGCCCCTTAACTCCCCCCCTCTGCCTCAACGCCCCGCCTCTCTGTGCATGATGGCTACTGCCGCCACAGGAAGCTACAGTGACTCCGACCAGGAGGTTTTCTACCCATACTACTGTCCACCAGCGCAACCGCCACCGCTCGGCAGGTTGGTGCGGCCTGGCGGACTGGCCCGCATGAGGTTCTCCTCTGGGAGCCTTCAGctggatgaggaggaagaggataaGGAAAGCGACAAGGACAAAAATGAGGAGACAAAAGGTGCTGCAAAAGTGACCAAAGTGACTTTGTAG